In a genomic window of Parus major isolate Abel chromosome 26, Parus_major1.1, whole genome shotgun sequence:
- the AMPD2 gene encoding AMP deaminase 2, producing LHRRLLVPRLEPDILLRAKQDFLKIDSAADLQLFKEQNDSLVDHVPKEREALLEREFQRVTISGEEKCGVPFTDLLDAAKSVVKALFVREKYMGLSLQSFCKTTARYLQELSEKPLETRGYEEVPETPVAADAPVHPPFAEQHPYETWDPRNMPADLGFGLKMVDGVVHVYTKQDITDKSTELDLPYPDLQEFIADMNFLMALIINGPIKSFCYRRLQYLSNKFQMHVLLNEMKELAAQKKVPHRDFYNIRKVDTHIHASSCMNQKHLLRFIKRAMKKHLDEIVHVEKGKEQTLKEVFETMNLTAYDLSVDTLDVHADRNTFHRFDKFNAKYNPIGESILREIFIKTDNRVSGKYFAHIIKEVMADLEESKYQNAELRLSIYGRSRDEWDKLARWAVSHRVHSNNVRWLVQVPRLFDIYRTKKQLANFQEMLENIFLPLYEATIHPAQHPELHLFLEHVDGFDSVDDESKPEHHIFNLDSPLPGNWVEEDNPPYSYYLYYMYANMTVLNHLRRKRGFHTFVLRPHCGEAGPIHHLVSGFMVSENISHGLLLRKAPVLQYLYYLAQIGIAMSPLSNNSLFLSYHRNPLPEYLSRGLMVSLSTDDPLQFHFTKEPLMEEYSIATQVWKLSSCDMCELARNSVLMSGFSHKVKSYWLGPNYLKEGPEGNDIRRTNVPDIRVSYRFETLCQELTLITQAVQSAELEPIQEEENVLTISLGTH from the exons CTCCACCGCCGCCTCCTTGTCCCCAGACTTGAGCCCGACATTTTGCTCAGAGCCAAACAGGACTTCCTGAAAATTGACAGTGCTGCGGACTTACA ACTCTTCAAGGAGCAGAATGACAGCCTGGTGGACCACGTCCCCAAGGAGCGGGAGGCACTGCTGGAGCGAGAATTCCAGCGAGTGACCATCTCTGGGGAGGAGAAATGTGGG GTACCCTTCACCGACCTGCTGGATGCGGCCAAGAGCGTGGTGAAGGCGCTGTTTGTGCGGGAGAAGTACATGGGGCTGTCACTGCAGAGCTTCTGCAAGACCACGGCCCGCTACCTGCAGGAGCTCTCCGAGAAGCCCCTGGAGACCCGCGGCTACGAGGAGGTGCCCGAGACCCCCGTAGCTGCCG ATGCCCCCGTGCACCCCCCGTTTGCCGAGCAGCACCCCTATGAGACGTGGGACCCCCGGAACATGCCGGCAGACCTGGGCTTCGGGCTGAAGATGGTGGATGGTGTTGTGCATGTCTACACCAAGCAGGACATCACTGACAA gagcacagagctggaccTGCCATACCCCGACCTGCAGGAGTTCATCGCCGACATGAATTTCCTCATGGCTTTGATCATCAATGGGCCCAT CAAATCCTTCTGCTACCGCCGGCTGCAGTACCTGAGCAACAAGTTCCAGATGCACGTGCTGCTGAACGAGATGAAGGAGTTGGCAGCCCAGAAGAAAGTGCCCCACCGCGACTTCTACAACATCCGCAAG GTGGACACCCACATCCATGCCTCGTCCTGCATGAACCAGAAGCATCTCTTGCGCTTCATCAAGCGGGCAATGAAGAAGCACCTGGATGAAATTGTCCACgtggagaaggggaaggagcagaCGCTCAAGGAGGTGTTTGAGACCATGAACCTCACGGCCTACGACCTGAGCGTGGACACACTGGATGTCCATGCG GACCGCAACACCTTCCACCGCTTCGACAAGTTCAACGCCAAGTACAACCCCATCGGGGAGTCCATCCTGCGGGAGATCTTCATCAAGACAGACAACCGCGTCTCGGGGAAATACTTTGCCCACATCATCAAG GAGGTGATGGCAGACCTGGAGGAGAGCAAGTACCAGAACGCGGAGCTGCGTCTGTCGATCTACGGCCGCTCCCGGGATGAGTGGGACAAGCTGGCCCGCTGGGCTGTCAGCCACCGCGTCCACTCCAACAACGTCCGCTGGCTCGTGCAGGTGCCGCGGCTCTT TGACATCTACCGGACGAAGAAGCAGCTGGCCAACTtccaggagatgctggagaaCATCTTCCTGCCGCTCTACGAGGCCACGATCCACCCTgcccagcacccagagctgcaccTCTTCCTGGAGCAT GTGGATGGCTTTGACAGCGTGGATGATGAATCCAAACCAGAGCATCACATCTTCAACCTGGATAGCCCTTTGCCAGGCAACTGGGTGGAGGAGGACAACCCACCCTACTCCTACTACCTGTACTACATGTATGCCAACATGACGGTGCTCAACCACCTCCGGCG GAAGAGGGGCTTCCACACCTTTGTCCTGCGCCCACACTGTGGCGAGGCCGGTCCCATCCACCACCTCGTGTCAGGGTTCATGGTCTCAGAGAACATCTCCCATGGGTTGTTGCTGCGCAAG GCCCCTGTTCTGCAGTACCTGTACTACCTGGCACAGATTGGCATTGCCATGTCCCCACTGAGCAACAACAGCCTCTTCCTGAGCTACCACCGCAACCCCCTGCCCGAGTACCTCTCGCGGGGGCTCATGGTCTCCCTCTCCACCGATGATCCCCTCCAGTTCCACTTCACCAAG gagccGCTGATGGAGGAATACAGCATCGCCACCCAGGTGTGGAAGCTCAGCTCCTGCGACATGTGTGAGCTGGCCCGGAACAGCGTCCTTATGAGTGGCTTCTCCCACAAG GTGAAGAGCTACTGGCTGGGTCCCAACTACCTGAAGGAGGGTCCGGAGGGGAACGACATCCGCCGGACCAACGTCCCCGACATCCGTGTGAGCTATCGCTTCGAGAcgct